In Lolium perenne isolate Kyuss_39 chromosome 5, Kyuss_2.0, whole genome shotgun sequence, the sequence TATGCATGGAATGTGAAGAAACATATGTAGTGTGCACATATCCAGAAGCAGCTAATAATGAAGCGCGTGTTTTGCGTGCCCAACATGCATGTCAACACGGATGAACTTCGAATCAGTATCATTATAAAACTGGATCGACGCGGGTTGCCCAATCTAATCCATATTTTATGCGTTTGGTGGAACCCTAGCGTAGTGCGTATATATTATCACACTATTAGTGTACTAAGGCTCAAGCAAGAAGAACCACGAACCACCAACTACTGATCTACTGTGATGCGAAGCTCGCTGTCCATATCCATGGCCGTCGTGGCGGCACTGCTGCTCTCCATGTCTACGGCGGCGACAGGGCGGGTGCCGGTGGCCCTGGCGCCCGACTGCAACACCACATGCGGCAAAGTTAAGGTCCCGTACCCGTTCGGCATGGGACCACGGCATTGCTACAGGCAGCCGGGCTTCAAGCTCATCTGCGACTACGGGAGCAAGCCCCCGAGGCCGTACCTCGACGTCGACGGCGGCCGCGAGTTCGAGGTCACCGACATCTTCCTGGAGAACAGCACGATGCGCGTGGTGAGCAGCCACGGCCTCAACATGAGCGGCACTGGACGCGGCCGGTGGAGCCTCGGCGGCCGCATCGCTGCAGGCGCAGATGGCGCCGGCGCGATGCCGCTGCCTTACGTGCTGCAGGCGGACTTCAACGAGTTAATCATCACGGGGTGCAACGTCCTGGCGACGCTGGTCGGGAACGGCCGCATAGTGAGCGGTTGCGCCTCCTTCTGCTccttcaccgacgacgacggcaacGGGATCACCGGCTCCTTCCATCCCGACGGCAATATCTGCTCCAATATCGGCTGCTGTCAGTCCGGCATCCCCCTCGACTACGCGTCGTACGATGTGCGCCTTAGGCGACTCGATCTCGACGACGacggcaagaagaagaagaagaacagtaCTACGGCGGGCAGCCAGTTGCCCGTGAACGTGATCATCGCCGCGATGGACTGGCTGACGCAGGACATGGCCATGTTTCTCAACGACCCAGAGTTCAGCCCGCGGCCAAAGACTGGGCTCGGGCGTGTGCCCGTGATTCTCCGGTGGGCGGTGCCGCACGGGTCGGCGGTCTCTGATTTCGGTACGCGGGAGTGCCCACGTGACGCTGCCAGGAGCATCTGTAAGAGTATCAACAGCCAGTGCAGAGACGAGGCGTCTGCTACCTTCAGAGGCTACTCATGCAAGTGCAAGGAGGGCTACCAGGGCAACGCTTACCTCACCGACGGATGCCAAGGTACCAAAACCTCATTAATCACTTGCTTTTTTAGAAAGAAAAAACGTACTTAGTATCGTATTTATGTACGAGTATTTCGGACATGCTACCACTATTTTAATTTATGTATTTATTACATGCTATCTCAAGGTCAACTAATAGATGCTTGTTATTTCTAATAAAGTTTATTTGCAAGGAACTAATCAGCTTGATATATTACACATATATAGATATAGATGAGTGCAAGCACAAAGAAGAGTATGGCTGTTTCGGTGAGTGCGTTAATAAGATCGGATCATTCGATTGCTGGTGCCCACCAGGGTACCAAGGAAACGCGACTCGACGCCATGGTTGCATCAAATCTGTTATTAAAAACAAGAATACAGGTGAGCACCTCGAACTACCAAAAGTTGGCTAGGTATTTCACGGAATTCTTTGTTGAAATTTTGTCCAACTTAACTTGCTTTTCTTCTCTAGTTCTGTTCATAGAAAGTCTAGACATAATAGCAATAGTTTTCGGGTCTTGATATCTATATTCATGTTCAGGTCTCAGCGTCACTATAGGAGTTTCTTGTGGGGCCGGTCTGGTACTTTCAGTTCTTACCGCATTTTTCGTTTACAAAAAACTGAAAAGTCGGCGGGCAAAAATGTTAAGGAGGAAGTTCTTTGAGCAAAATCATGGACAATTGTTGGAACAGTTGGTGTCTCAAAAAGCTGGCATTGCAGAAAGAATGATTATAACATTGGATGAGCTAAAGAAGGCCACACGCAATTTTGATGAAGATCTTGTGGTTGGTGGTGGAGGACATGGTACTGTTTACATGGGTATTCTATCAAACCAACATATTGTGGCCATCAAGAAACCAAAGAAGCTTGTTCAAAAGGAGATTGATGAGTTTATAAACGAGGTAGCTATCCTATcacaaataaaccatagaaatgtgGTGAAACTCTACGGCTGTTGCCTCGAAACTGAGGTCCCCATGTTAATTTATGAATTCATATCAAATGGTACCCTTTCTGAGCATCTTCATGTAGAAGGACCAAAATCACTTTCATGGAGCGATAGGTTGAGGATAGCCATTGAAACATCTAAATCTATTGCCTATCTTCACTCAACTGCTTCGATACCTATCATCCATAGGGATATCAAGTCAGCTAATATACTCTTGGATGATAGTCTAACAGCAAAGGTAGCAGATTTTGGAGCTTCAAGGTGCATTCCAATAGAAAAATCCGGGATAACAACAAAGGTTCAAGGTACAAGAGGATATTGGGACCCTGCGTGCTTTTACACTGGACGGCTCACCGAGAAAAGTGATGTCTTCAGCTTTGGGGTTGTTCTTGTGGAACTGCTAACCAGGAAAAAACCATTTGAATATTTGTCTTCGGATGATGAGGCTCTAATTGTACGGTTCGCCAGATTATTTGCAGAAGGAAACTTGGTGGATATATTAGATCCACAAATTGTGGAGGAAGGTGGCCATGAAGTAGAAGAAGTGGCAAATATTGCTGTAGCATGAATAAAATTAACACCAGAGAGTCGTCCGACCATGAGACAGGTTGAGTTGACACTAGAAGGCGTCCGTGTAATTCAGGAGGGTACTTTGGATAATGTGGTGTCCAAGAATGTTTACACAACTGACATTGGGATATATGATTTGTCTGCTATAGATACAAGAAGCAGTGAGGGATCGACCAGATGTTACAGTATGGAAGAAGAGATTGCATTTTCCGCAAGGTACTCTCACTAGTTCTATTTACCTCAGATTGGATGGAAACAACCCAACATTGGTTATCGGTTATGTGGGTTATTTAAGTTAACTTAGATCAAATGTGCTTACCGGTTTGATGTGCTCTAGCGGCACACCTTTCTTGTATTGTTAATGTCGTTATGTAATCTGGTTAGTGTAAATTAATTTTGCTCTTATCCTCCACGTCCTAAAATttctactattaaattgcaatcggGTGCTCATACGATGTACATCCTAACCGAAAGGAGAAATGTTGAATCAGTTTCCTACTCCTGGCCAAAAAAGAAAACCACACGCAGCAGGCCCGCACCAAGCCACGATCGCCATTAGCCACCACAACTCCCTTCCCTCGCGAACTGCCACAAGGTGCCGACTCGAATCCCCCTGCATGCGTGTCGCCCTGGTTCACCGACGAAACTCCTTCATCGCGCTATCACGACCTCAGCTGCCCCGTTACCCCTAGATTGCAGTGCTCGGGAGGGGGTCTGCAAGATGCAATTAAAGGTAGGATGCGCTCGTGATGGTGTACACTTGTTCCTATGTAACGCTCTGCCTTGGTCGTATTTGATGATTTTATTAGTTTTTGTCATGAGTGCCAAACAAGTAAGGATTTTTTACAACTAAGTCTAGTTATTTCTTTTTGTTTCGCGGTGTGAGTTTTTGAGTAACCGAAAAGTAACAAATAATTAAACGGGCTGAACGCATGTTGCCCTGGCACCTTTAACCAGTCATGGTACACAAGATGGCTCTAGACCAGACAGAACACGAATCTCATTTTGGGCTGTATAAATTGGGCCCAACCATCCTTGTTGACATGTAAAAATCCACAAAATAGACATGTAATTTGAAATATGCCGAAATCACGAAAAAACGACCAACCTTTGTGAAGGTATGTGCAAGGCTACCAGCCTGCTGTTGTGGTGCCagaaaaaatttcagaaaatagtCCTCCTACTCACCACTTGCCGCAAGTAAAAATAAAGTAGAGATGAGGGATGAGTGCGAAGCACACGAGAGATTGGGTTATCtcagttttccttttttttcgtgattctttttcaaaatgaaatatctaACTGTCCGTCTGAATTGGGAATATATTTTTCACTTTTAACATGCTCGCATCGAGATCTTAAAAACTACATCCCATATTAATAGGTTTTGTGAAATATTTTTTCGGTGTATTTCCCACAACATTTCTACTTTGGGGGTACTTTGGGTTTCAACGTAGTTGTATTTCAGGTTCCTAGATTAGGTTGTACTTTGGGTTTCTGCACAACTGTACTACGTTGTAATTTGGGTTAGCACAATTGTATTCTGTTTACTTTGGGTTTTAGCACAGCGGTAGTTGGTGTACTTGGCCCAAGGTTCCCGACCTGCCGGCCTCGCTTTGCTCCGGCATTAGCTTCTTATTGAATTCGGATCACAAGTATAATATTTTCGACTTACACTTTCTTAATGAATTATAAAGGCTaacaagatgctccatggttctaCTTTATTCTGGTTACACGACACGTACATAATTAAGCTTTTCTAGCT encodes:
- the LOC127303011 gene encoding wall-associated receptor kinase 3-like, which codes for MRSSLSISMAVVAALLLSMSTAATGRVPVALAPDCNTTCGKVKVPYPFGMGPRHCYRQPGFKLICDYGSKPPRPYLDVDGGREFEVTDIFLENSTMRVVSSHGLNMSGTGRGRWSLGGRIAAGADGAGAMPLPYVLQADFNELIITGCNVLATLVGNGRIVSGCASFCSFTDDDGNGITGSFHPDGNICSNIGCCQSGIPLDYASYDVRLRRLDLDDDGKKKKKNSTTAGSQLPVNVIIAAMDWLTQDMAMFLNDPEFSPRPKTGLGRVPVILRWAVPHGSAVSDFGTRECPRDAARSICKSINSQCRDEASATFRGYSCKCKEGYQGNAYLTDGCQDIDECKHKEEYGCFGECVNKIGSFDCWCPPGYQGNATRRHGCIKSVIKNKNTGLSVTIGVSCGAGLVLSVLTAFFVYKKLKSRRAKMLRRKFFEQNHGQLLEQLVSQKAGIAERMIITLDELKKATRNFDEDLVVGGGGHGTVYMGILSNQHIVAIKKPKKLVQKEIDEFINEVAILSQINHRNVVKLYGCCLETEVPMLIYEFISNGTLSEHLHVEGPKSLSWSDRLRIAIETSKSIAYLHSTASIPIIHRDIKSANILLDDSLTAKVADFGASRCIPIEKSGITTKVQGTRGYWDPACFYTGRLTEKSDVFSFGVVLVELLTRKKPFEYLSSDDEALIVRFARLFAEGNLVDILDPQIVEEGGHEVEEVANIAVA